Within Candidatus Dependentiae bacterium, the genomic segment TTTTTATTGGTTAAGTATTCACCTAAAACAAAAAAGCTTATTACAGCCGTAATAAACGGCGAAAAATTAAACAAAAGACATGCCTTAGATGACGTTATCCATTGCAAGCTCATAAATTCTAAAATAAATGCTGCATAATATTGAAAAAAACTGACTTGAGCAAGTAATCCTACATCTTTTCGATCAAAGTGTAATTCTGAACGATTAAACATATATTGATATATCCAAAGTAATAGACCACCTATAAGCATACGTATACCAATGAAAAAAATTGGTGTTGTATATGTAAGTGCTGCTTTTCCAATAGTAAATGTACTGGCAAAAAGCATATATAATATAACAAGTAACATCATGTGAAATCCTTATGAGTTATACATACGTGAAGGTGTTTTTTCACCTTTATAAAAAATATAAAGCCCTAAACTAAGCAAACATATTGAATAGAAGAAATATAAAGAAATTTGTTGCGCAAATAATAACCAATTAAAAAAAGCTATAAAAATTGGATCTAGTAAACCGGTAAATGAAAGTAATGTAGGAGAATGAGTTTTAAGTAATACAACATAAAGTTGATACGAACTCATATTGGCTAAAATACCTATAATAATCCAAAAACATGATTCATATATCGTACATGATGGTAGTAATACATTTGATTCAACAAAGAATGAAGTTAATAATGACAAAGCTCCTCCAATAGATAAGCTTATACCATTTATTAAAAGAGCATCATAACAATGAACTATTTTTTTTGTTATGATCCAACCATATGCATAGGCTATCATAGAAATAACGATTAAACATTCGGGTATATAATACATAGAGCTGGAAACAACTTCCTCGGTATTAGCAATGAACAATATGGGAATAAATCCCAATAGACCAAACGCCAGTCCCCACAATTTCATAACGCCAAATCGTTCATGTAGCATGAAATATGAAAATACAGCCGTAATAAATGGCGTGCAGGTATAAATTAAGGCCCATTTGTGTGAAGAAACATATTGTGCAGCAACTGTATCGAAAACATATGGAATATACACCTTAAACAAAGCAATTTGAAGGAATATCCAAATATGTTTTTTTTCAACCTTTATTTTTTTATGCCTCATTACATAGTAAGCCAAAAAAAGGACGCCGCATATTGATATGCGGCTTCCAACTAAAAAAATTGGTTTTATAAGCAATAAACTTTGTTTACCTATCAAATAAGTACTGGCAAAAATAGTGCGTAAAATACAAACAATTAACATGTATTTCTAGTTACTCTCAAAATGAATTTCTTCATCAATAACGCGAATTCGTTCAATTTTGATTGCTTTACCGGTTGAAATATCCACTTCAATCCAAGCTCCGGTCATCATAAGCGGCGCTGATTCTTCAACAGAAAATTTCACCGGCATTTGTTTTATAAAGTGCTGAATGATCGGTTCTTTTTTCATGCCTAACATAGAATTTAATGCTCCGGTCATACCTAAATCAGTAATAAATGCAGTACCTTTGGGTAAAATACGTTCATCAGCTGTTTGTACATGTGTATGCGTACCCACCACACCGGATACTTTTCCATCAAGAAAATACCCCATACCCGCTTTTTCTGAAGTAGTTTCTGCATGCATATCAACAAAAATCATCTTAGTCTTATCCCTTAAATAGGTCAAAATTGATTCTGCTGCACGAAAAGGACAGGTTACATGGTCACGCATAAAAACGCGACCAATTAAGTTTATTATCGCAATAGTATGTCCCTTACAGCTAAATGTTGTTACACCAACACCAGGCGTTTCTGATGGATAATTAGCAGGACGTAATAAATCAGTATTATTCTCTAAATAACTATAGATTTCTTTATTAGCCCAAATATGATTTCCTGACGTTACTATATCAGCACCATTATGCTTAAAAAATCCTACTATACGAGAAGTAATACCACGGCCACGGCCGTCGCTATTTTCTCCATTAACAATAACTGCATCAATATTATTTTCTTTGCGGACACGATCGATATGTTTTTGAAACATCGTACGACCAGGAGATCCGACAACATCTCCAATAAAAAGTATTCTTAAATGATTCATATATTTACCTTGCATACTCAATTGCACGTTTTTCGCGAATAACATTAACTTTTATTTGACCGGGAAAGTTCATTTCCTCTTCTATCTTTTCAGCTAAACTGCGTGCCAAAATTCCTGCTTGTTCATCATCTAACGTATCTTCTTGAACAATGACACGAACTTCACGACCGGCTTGTAATGCATAAGCTTTTTTCACACCATCAAATCTTTGTGCTATTTCTTCTAATTTCTCAAGGCGTTTTATATAAGCTGTTAATGTTTCTCTACGAGCACCAGGACGTGAAGCTGATATAGTGTCTGCTATAACAACAATCGGAGCATAAATTGAAGTAAATGGAACTTCTTGATGATGAGCTGCAATTGCATTAACAACACGTGGGTCTTCGCCACATCTTTTTGCGATTTCAGCACCAATCATAGCGTGAGGTCCTTCAACTTCAGCAGTTACGGCTTTACCGATATCATGCAACAAACCGGAACGCAATGCAATCTGAGGATCTAACCCAAGTTCTTCTGCAATCATGCGAGAAAAAACACCCACCTCTTTGCAATGTTGTAATACATTTTGTGAAAAGCTGGTACGAAAATTCAATTTACCAAGTAAGGTAATAATTTCTTGGTTTAACCCTTGAAGGTTAAACTCTAAAGCAACCTCTTTACCATATTCTTCAATAATCTCTTCAAGCTCTTTTTCAACCTGCTCAACTGTTTCTTCAATACGTGTAGGATTAATTCTACCGTCAGAAATAAGTCGATTTAATGTTCGTTTTGCAACTTCACGGCGAATCGGGTTAAACCCGGAAATACTAATAATTTCAGGAGTTTCTCCAATAACAAATTCCATACCGGTTGCCATCTCCAGCGCCTTGATATTACGGCCTTCTTTACCAATAATACGGCCTTTCATCTCATCACTTGGTAACTGAACAATACTTGATGAGTTAGGAGTTACCTGATCGGAAGTATAACGTTGCATAGCGGTTACTAAAATATCTACTGATTTTTCTTTTGCTCGTACTCGCGCATCTTCTTCAACTTTTTGAATCCATTTTTCATTTGATAAATGAACTTCAGCCTGTAATGTATCGACCAAAGTTTGCTTTGCTTCATCACGTGTCATATTGGCAACACGTTCCAATTTGGTAATGAGTTCATTATATAAATTTTTTAATTTAGTTTCATTTGCACGTAGAACATCTTCTGAACGGGATAAGCTACGCTCTTTTTGCTGTAACTCACGGCGCAATTCATCAATATTGCTTTCTTTTTTATCTAATGCTTCATATTTATTGTTAAGCTTTGCTTGCAGGCGATCAAGTTCAATACGTTCACGCTTCATCTCAAAGTCAAAGTCATTACGCTTTTTATAAATTTCATCTTTAATTTTCAAAAGCGCTTCTTTTTTTTCATTTTCTATTTCACGTTGCACATTCTTACGTTTATTACGAGCACTTTGAAATAATCTATCAGCTTCCACAAAACGTTTTCGCGCATATAACAATAAAAAACTACCCAGTATAGCAAGACCAACTGCCAAACCGAATAGTATTAAAAATGATACATTCACCATAATTCTTCCTAATAAATTGAGTATCAAAACATATGTATTTATATATTGTTGCATGATTAACAAAAGCAACAACATTTTTAAAATAGAGAAAGAATAGGGTTTAATTGACTAAATTTTATCTAGGTATAGTAATAATAAAAAACTATAACTAAATAAAGCAGTAAGAAAAAAGGAGAATCTATCAATAAAAAACTATACAAATTTTATAAAATCATAAATTTTACAGCTCTGCACACAATCGATTCTCTAAGGCCACAATAATCTCTTGCTCTTTGCATTTAAGCTCATCAAGTTCATCTTGTAAGTGAACCGTACGACTTGCAATGCGTAAACCGGCCAAAATAGCAGCCTTTTTATGATCAATATGTTTGTTATGCTTTACAATTTCTTGTATTAAACTGTTCAATAAATCGGCTGCTGCATCAATATGCCCTTGATTTTCATCACTTTTTACCACATATTGATCATTTAATACCTGAATTTTATAGCTTTTTGTCTCATTCATCACTACTGATTTTCACTTTCAATTATAGCATCAATATTCTTAATTAAGTCATCAACAACAGACTTAGTCAGTTCTTTCTCTTCATTTAATTTTTCTTGTAAACGAGTACTCTCGTTTAACATAGAACTTTCAAGCATTTCAACCTGATTTTTAAATTTTTCTACTTCTTCTTTTTGACCAGAAAGATCTTGCTTTAACTGCTCGTTTTCTTTTTTTAATCCATTAGCTAGTTCAACTAATGAAACAATTTTTTGTTCTAATGCTTCTAATAATTTCATAATAGGATCTCCCCCTCATAAACAGTCTCAAGATATTTTCTGGCCCCAGCTTAATAAGCTCCGGTGTTTATTGTCAAGATAAGAACTATTCTTTTACCATTTGAACCAATTGACCAAATGCTTTCGGTTCAAAAATCGCAAGTTGACTTAACATTTTACGATTAAGATCTACTTGTGATTTTTTACATCCAAAAATAAACTTGCTATAAGACATGCCATGTGATTTTGTTGCAGCGCTTACGCGAGCAATAAATAAGGCTCTCATATCACGTTTTTTTAGTTTACGACCTTTAAAAGCATAAGCCATTGCACGCATTAAGGTTTCTTTTGCACGCTTAAAAATATTTTTTCTTTGGCCCCAAAAACCTTTTGTTTGTTTTAAAAGTTTTTTGTGACGCTTTTTAACAACGGTACCTCGTTTTATTCTTGTCATGGTATTTTTATAACCCCAAGTTATAATACTAAAAAATTAATTAACTCGATGTGCTTCATTATACTTGGCTATCTTGGAAGCAAAGATAAAATATTTTTTAAATCTGCTGCACAAATTAAACCGCCTTGGCGCAAATCACGTCTTCTTTTTGGACCTTTTTTGGTCAATAAATGACGACGATATGCTTTTGCTCTTTTTACTTTTCCTTTACCAACACGCTTAAAACGTTTTTTAGCGGCTGATAAACTTTTCATTTTTACTTTAGCCATAATGATGTCCTATTATAAGCAATATTACTTAACATAATAAATACAGAACCAAGATTGCCCCATATTTGATTCACGCTCTTTAACTAAATTTTTTAATCCACTTTCTTCAAAAGTTTTATCAACTTTATCAAAAATTTCTCTTCCACGTTCTTGTCGAGAAACATTCTCACGCCCTCTGAAAAACAATGAAATTTTTACTCGTTTTCCACTGCTCAAAAACTGGATTGCCTGATTAATTTTTGTTTGATAATCATGTTCACCAATTTTTGGTCTAATTTTAATTTCTTTGATCTGAATAGTCTTTTGATGTTTTTTTGCTTCTGATTGTTTTTTCTTACGTTCATAAAGGACTTTCCCAAAGTTCATAATTTTTGCAATAGGAACACCCTCAGGGCCTTTTTCAGTAAGCAAAACCAAATCTAAATTATCTGCTTCTGCAATTGCCAACGCATTTGATAATGAAATTTCACCTACATTTTCGCCATCTTTTGTTATTACCTGCAGTCGGGGCGCACGAATATTTTCATTAATCTGTGGCAAAGAGCTCTTTTTATCTTTCAATTTCTTTATTACCTTTCTTACTTACTACGAAAAAACATAAAGCTTATTACTGTTGCTTAAGAGCTTCTTGTACTTCACTATAAACAACATCAAAATTTTCTTTTTCTTTTAAATACTGTAATGCTTGATCTCTTCCTTGAGCAATCTTGCTCTCTTTATAAGAAAACCATGCACCGGATTTTACAATGATATTAAAAAACAAAGCTGCATCAAGTAAATCCAATTCTTTACTAATTCCTTCACCGAAAATCAAGTCAACTTCCACTTTTTTAAATGGTGGAGCAACTTTATTTTTTACCATTTTAACAGCAAGTCTATTGCCAATATGAATGTCATTTTTTTTCAAACTTGCAATACGACGCACATCAATACGTAATGATGCATAAAACTTCAATGCTTTACCACCAGTTGTGGTTTCTTTTGGCGCAAACGGCAAACCACCGATGTTTTGACGCAACTGATTAATAAAAATAAGTACGGTATTTGATTTGTGTACTACCGGCGTTAATTTACGCAAAGCTTGAGACATGAGACGTGCTTGTAATCCCATATGAGAATCACCCATATCACCTTCAAGTTCAGCTTTTGGCACTAGTGCCGCAACAGAATCGACAACAATAACGTCAACTGCTCCTGAGCGAATAAGCATTTCTGAAATATCAAGAGCCTGCTCGCCATAATCCGGTTGAGAAACAATTAAATTATCTACATCAACACCAATATTTGATGCATAACTAGGATCCATTGCATGCTCTGCATCAATAAAGGCACAAATGCCTCCAGAATTTTGAGCGCTTGCAATAACCTGCAGTGCTAATGTTGTCTTACCTGAAGCTTCCGGACCATAAATTTCAACGATACGGCCTTTAGGTAATCCACCAACACCAATAGCTTTATCAATTAAAATCGAACCGGTTGAAATACCTTCAATTTTAACACGTGGCGTGTCACCCATAAGCATTACAGCTCCATTGCCATATTGCTTATCAATTTGTGAAAAAGTGACTTCTAAAGCCTTTTTTTTATCATCACTATTAGTATGGTTTACTGCGGCCTGTTTTTTTGATGTAGTTGTTTTTTGTTTCATACTGCCTGCGCTTCGTTTAAAGTAAATACTGAGTTATTAGTTTCAATTGTAGCATTTCTAGATAAAGAAGCAACAAAACCTTGAACAAATAGCCCCTTTCTCTCGTTTTGCACACGACTTTCAATCTCTGCTTTATGCTCATTAAATGCTTCTTTGTCACCCTCAGAAACATCCAATACATACAAAACATAGCCTCCATCATTATCAATATGGGTTCCTACGGCAGATTTTTTTTCTAATTGTAACATTTTATCTGCAGGAATTCCTTTCTTATTCAAAGCTTCTAGCGCATCTTTGCTATCTTGCTTAATAAAGTCAGTTTCCTGTAAAGATCCGGCATATTTTTCAGCTACCGCTTGTGCAGAAGAGGTTCTTATTTCAGTTGAAGCTTGTTTAATACGTTGTGCCAACGCTTTTTGGGCACGATCTTCAACCAAATGATTTCTCACTACCGACTTTATGGTTTCCAACTGAGGCAAATAACGCTGCTTTATTTCTTTTAATTGCACTATATAACCTACTTCATTTTCAACAAAAAAGCCTGCCTCGCCATCTTTAAGCTTAAAGAGCATTTGCATACGCTTTGTATCATCTTTAGATGTTAATGGAATAGTGCGTTCTTTGCTCTTTTTTTCTTTAAGGAAAGGGGTCAATGCAGCTTCATCAATACCGGTTGAATCTATAATTTTTTTCATGTCATTGCTGAATTTTTTTGCAAATGTTTGGTGCAATAACGTTTGCTTGATTTCATCCTTTACTTGAGATAATGGCTTAAACTGCATCGGTTTTTTATCAACACGTTGCACCAACTCAATACCATTCTCTGTTTGAAACACTTCTGAAATATCACCATTATTCTTCAACACAAATGATTTACGCTCAAAAGTCGGATCATGATCACCTTTTGAGAAAAATGGCAACAAACCACCATTTTTTGCAGACTCTTCATCCTCAGAAAGCTCTTTTGCTTTATCTGCAAAAGTATCCGGATGTTGCATCAATTCTGCGCGCAACGCTTGAGCTCGTTGATAAAGCAACTCTTTTGGTTCTGTTTCAGAAAATTTTAATAAAATACGTCTTACTTGCACTTTTGATGGCGCATCAACATATTTTCTTACTTTATGCTTATCGTAAAAGTTTTGTATTTCATTGTCTGAAATTGTGATGCCATATAATGATGGGTTAAATTCCCAAACAACTCCAGCACGTTGCTCTGGGACCCAATAGTTTTTTGTATGTGCATCAAAAAATGCTTTCAAATCTGCATCAGTAATCTCTTTTTTCTTTTCTTCAGCCTCAATCGCATCCAACGCAAAAGCAATAATAGCATACTTTCTCTCAGAAATTTCGCTACTAACAGCATCATTGACCATATAACGTGGTGTATAATTAGCAATACCTGCAAGTTCAAGTGCAGTATAACGTGCAAGGGCTTGTTCAATAACCGTCTCAAATTGAGCAACACTCATTCCCATACGTGCAAGATAAAAACTCAGCGCCTGTTCATCAATCCCTTGCGGAGTGAAAAAACCTAGCGGCAATGTATTATATAAGCCTGATTGTTGGACAAATAAAGGGTCATTAAATTTTTGATCCACATAATCGTCACTAATATAAAGAGGTATCGATTGAGCAACTTCGTCAACCACTGCTTCACGAATCAATTCTTCATAAGCTAAAACTTTTGGATCTCGATTTAATCCTAACATTTGCATGAACATATCTGCATAGGCACCATACTGTTCACGCATAATACGAATATTATATTCTTGTTTTGCCGTTGCCCGATAAAACGAAGGTCCATCAATTTCAATATCATTTACTCGAGCAATCCATTGTGGCCCTTGTAATCGCTCACCTAAATTAGGCGCTATAAATACGATTGCAAAAATAACTATAAAAAACCAAATAATATATTTAAAAAATTTAGATTTAATATGTTTGCGTATAACAGTGATCATGCGTCTTTTCCTTTTTATATGAAAAATTGTTTAGTCAACAAGAGACTATACGTATATCTTTTAACCGTTCTTCTTTTTTTATTTTTTCTACAAATGCCAACAACTCCTGTTTATCACTAAACGGTTCTGTTGTCACTTGATACCAAATAATTTTTTTTCCTTGAGCTGTCCTACTATGCCTTTCATCAACACGCACCGGCATATTTTTATTTTGTAAGCGATCAGCAAATTGATGTGCTGCACGTGAAGTACCAAAACCGATTAATTGAGCTTTATAACATTTGGCAACTGGAACTATATTTTGAGCAATAGGTCCACTTGTATTGACTACATTCGCATGCGCAGGAAAAGCTTCATCTACGATAACTGATTTTGTAGCAACTTCTTGTTCCATAATATCATTAAATTGCTCTAAAGCTTTGCGTTGTCCTAAGAAATATCCCGCTATAAAAACACAAAAAGAAAGCATAACAATTGATGCTGTAAGCCAGCTCACTTGCCTATTAGTTAAATACAGCACATCATTATAAGAACGATTTTTTGCATCATTGGATTCAACTTCGTATCTTTTATTTTTTTCAATTTGATTCATAATCACCACAGTCTAAAGTTAAGACATCATCTAATAGTTGTTTAATATATAAGTCATCATCGGGGTAAGTCAAGTCAAGTTCGATTATTTTTCCATATGTATTACTATTTTCTTTTTGTGCAGTTGTTACTATTTTTTTGAGCATGCGCCAAAAAGTTTCTTGCCTTTTTGCATAATTTCGCGTCCGCTGTGCAATAATTTCTGTTGCGTGCTGTAAATCATATACATGCTTTAAATAACCAATCATTTCAGTATATCCAATAATTCCTTTTTCTTGCACAAACAGTTCCCAAGGAGTCCCCAATAACTGCTTTGCTTCATCAAGCCATCCGGACTGAACCATCTGCACAGCACGTTTATTTATACGCCTATAAAGCTCTTTTTTTTCACGCGTTACATGCACCAAAACAAATGGTGCGATCGGATCATAAATCGGTTTATACTCAGATGGTTTTTTTCCTGTAACAAACCAGATTTCCAATGCTCGCTTAATGCGATAATAATCATTTGGATGGATAGATAGAGCTCTTTTGGGATCAATTTCTTTTAAACGTTCCCACATATCTTGCTCAGGAATATCAATATTAAATTGTGCTTTATTTTCAGAAACCGTTCCTGATACCAAACGAAATAAAAGAGCTTTCAAATAAAAACCGGAACCACCTACTAAAATAGGAATACGCTTTCTTTTATGAATTTCATCAATTTTTTCTTGTACTAATTTTCGATATGCGTGGACGGTAAGATGTTCAGGATGATCTTTAATATCAAATAAATGTTGTTTAATTGGGCTTTTTTTCCAATCAGGTTTTGCCGTGCCAATAGTAAGAGGAGTGTAGATTTGCGCACTGTCCATATTGATTATTTCAGCAGGAATTTGAGCTGCTAATTTTTCTGCAAAATCACTTTTTCCGCTAGCAGTTGGACCATAAATAAAGATTACTTTTTTGTTTTTATTGATCATGTTTTTATTTTATCAGATAAACAAGCAGGGAAATTTCCCTGCTTGTTTATGTATCTATATTTAAATTACTTTAGATTACAGTAGCAACTGTTTGCTTACTGTGCATTATGACATTATTCTTGTGCATAGTAAAGAAGGATCTTAATAATTCAATTGCTTTATCTTCATTAATTTGCTTTACAATAGCAATTTCTTGAGCCAATAAAGACTCTGTTTGATGTAAAAGATTTTTTTCACCAAAAGAAAGTTCTTTTTGTGTTGCAATAAACTTTAAGTCACGATATACATGACCAATTTCATCCAAACTGCCAGAACGCAATCTAAACTGATAATCCTTATTTCTTTTATTCCAATTGCTCGCAGTGAGCTCATGGATATCTTTTGTTGTAGGTTGGGAAAGCATATTAAAAACATCATCTATTTTTTTTACAGATGATAGTCTCCGAATCCCCGTTAAACTTTTTACTGGAACAAGTATCGTCATGTCTTTACTCAGAAAAGTGAGTTCAAAAAAACACACTTTATGACCTGCTACACTTTTTTCAATAGCTTGACTTACAATCGCTACCCCATGTCCAGGGTACACAACTTTTTCATTAACAGAAAACATTACTGTCCTTCCCTTTAAGGAAAGGACTAAAACTCAAAAAACTTTTCTCTCATTACATGAATAAGTATACCAGAAAAAACAGAATTATTAAGTAAACATTATAGTTGACTATGCCGCCTTATTAGCAATATTTTTATAATAAAAAGTAACAAACTTGAAAAGAATAGATGAAAAAACCAATGGCGGAACCCACCAATACTTCTTCACCCATTGACTCAAAGTTAAACCACTTTTTTGATAATGATCTACTACAGTACCCATCTGCTCAACAATCACATCTATCGCATTTAAAATATCTTCAAGCGGTAACTGCTCAATTTGACTATGAATTGTAAGCACATCATTATGAGAAAGCGATTTAAAGGCTCTTTGTTTCTCTTGTTGGTTCTTCAACAACAAAAAAACATACATTGATACATCACGGACAAACAGTTCATTATCAATATATTTATACTGATTGAGATCATCCCAAAGTTGATGCAATGTTTTGCCTTCCCCTCTTTTGTGCCACCAAAAGACCGGCGGATCAATTGCACGGACCTGATCTGCCGACAGATCTTGTTCAGATGAAGTAAGAAGGTATTGTATAGCGCTATCTAATCGATGCAAACAGTAAAGTCTAAATGCAACTTCATCTGTGTGAATGCGCAACTTTAAATCATCCATCTCTTCAATACGTAAAGCTACTTCCTTAATAGGTTTATCACACAACAAACATTCTAACTGATCTGTCATCATAGAAATTACTTCGATCCGTTCTTGAAGATTAAATTTTTTACACACCTGTTCATCTTTATATTTTAATGGCGCTTTTTTAACACCTTTACATTCATGAACATAATCAATGGTATTGCGCGTAATAATAAAAATTTCTTTACTAAAATCTTCAACCAACAGGTCATCCTGCAATGATTTATATGATGTAAATGAATCCCATACCATAAACAACGGTTTAAGGCTCCGCGTTTGCACAATACGCTTAATTGATCGAAGAATCTGTTTATGCTCAAAAAAACCATGCGATGACGTTGGCAATATAAGATCAAAATTTATCTTACGCCCTGCAATCATCGCTTGCATCGCATTGACTTCATTGTACATTTTTGCCAACAACTTAATCGTTTTATCCAATCGAGCAACAAAGTAATAACGTCTATATACTAAAAATGTCTGCTCATTGATTGGAATTGTATCTTCATTTTTTGCGAATGATGACTCTGCGTATAGGCACAAGCACAATACAAGCCAAATTTTTATTTTTTTCATGACACACTCTAACATTACTTAGTCAAATAATAATAAGCACCAAACCCTAATGCTGTAGATAATATTCCGGGAATGATTGCCCACAGATATTTTTTATCATTTTTACTCTCTAATGCCTGAATAGCAATTAATTTATCAGTAACCATGTCGATCGCTTGCAATGTTTCATCTAAAGGCAAAGAATCAATATGTTCATAAATCTCTAATACCTGACTCATCTCAGTCATTATAACCTGTTCGGCATGATCTGAAAGATTTTTAAATAAAAGACTTTTATATACCAAAAAAATATTCATAAGCATCTCTTGCAAAAAAGAATCATCACTTGCAAAACGATATTGCTTAAATTCATTACACACACGTAATAATGGATCCAAACTTTTTTTCTGGCACATTTGAATAATGCAATCACGCATATGATCATTACTGAAATGCTCTATTTCATCAAGCAAATCAACTGATTCTTCAGCTGAACGAATGTTATCACTCTTTGCCAACGGATACTGTTTTTTTTCATGTAAATACGCCAAAAACTGCATACTTTTATGTAGACGCTTAATAATGAAAAAACGCCTTGCAACTAAGTTAGTCCCGACTTCATCAATATCTTTATGCACCATGATGTGCGAGCGGCTTGCCCCATACCTTAAAGTATCGGTCACCTGATCAATACAACATAACTTTTGCTCCAAACAGATGCCACCTCGATACTTTTTGTGCAACGGCTCTATCAAGTCACAAATATAATAAATCAATTCAATAAATTCATTTTTAAAAATTAAACTATCAACATAGCGATATGAGCAGAACATATGCCAAAGGTCAAACAATGGCATCATTGTTTTTTTTTGACTCATGCATTCAACAGCTGATTGAATGGCTTCTAAACGAAATAATGTTGCGTCAAGTCGCTCAAATGGAACAC encodes:
- a CDS encoding peptidylprolyl isomerase; this translates as MITVIRKHIKSKFFKYIIWFFIVIFAIVFIAPNLGERLQGPQWIARVNDIEIDGPSFYRATAKQEYNIRIMREQYGAYADMFMQMLGLNRDPKVLAYEELIREAVVDEVAQSIPLYISDDYVDQKFNDPLFVQQSGLYNTLPLGFFTPQGIDEQALSFYLARMGMSVAQFETVIEQALARYTALELAGIANYTPRYMVNDAVSSEISERKYAIIAFALDAIEAEEKKKEITDADLKAFFDAHTKNYWVPEQRAGVVWEFNPSLYGITISDNEIQNFYDKHKVRKYVDAPSKVQVRRILLKFSETEPKELLYQRAQALRAELMQHPDTFADKAKELSEDEESAKNGGLLPFFSKGDHDPTFERKSFVLKNNGDISEVFQTENGIELVQRVDKKPMQFKPLSQVKDEIKQTLLHQTFAKKFSNDMKKIIDSTGIDEAALTPFLKEKKSKERTIPLTSKDDTKRMQMLFKLKDGEAGFFVENEVGYIVQLKEIKQRYLPQLETIKSVVRNHLVEDRAQKALAQRIKQASTEIRTSSAQAVAEKYAGSLQETDFIKQDSKDALEALNKKGIPADKMLQLEKKSAVGTHIDNDGGYVLYVLDVSEGDKEAFNEHKAEIESRVQNERKGLFVQGFVASLSRNATIETNNSVFTLNEAQAV
- a CDS encoding CarD family transcriptional regulator, whose amino-acid sequence is MFSVNEKVVYPGHGVAIVSQAIEKSVAGHKVCFFELTFLSKDMTILVPVKSLTGIRRLSSVKKIDDVFNMLSQPTTKDIHELTASNWNKRNKDYQFRLRSGSLDEIGHVYRDLKFIATQKELSFGEKNLLHQTESLLAQEIAIVKQINEDKAIELLRSFFTMHKNNVIMHSKQTVATVI
- a CDS encoding SPOR domain-containing protein, whose translation is MNQIEKNKRYEVESNDAKNRSYNDVLYLTNRQVSWLTASIVMLSFCVFIAGYFLGQRKALEQFNDIMEQEVATKSVIVDEAFPAHANVVNTSGPIAQNIVPVAKCYKAQLIGFGTSRAAHQFADRLQNKNMPVRVDERHSRTAQGKKIIWYQVTTEPFSDKQELLAFVEKIKKEERLKDIRIVSC
- the miaA gene encoding tRNA (adenosine(37)-N6)-dimethylallyltransferase MiaA, with translation MINKNKKVIFIYGPTASGKSDFAEKLAAQIPAEIINMDSAQIYTPLTIGTAKPDWKKSPIKQHLFDIKDHPEHLTVHAYRKLVQEKIDEIHKRKRIPILVGGSGFYLKALLFRLVSGTVSENKAQFNIDIPEQDMWERLKEIDPKRALSIHPNDYYRIKRALEIWFVTGKKPSEYKPIYDPIAPFVLVHVTREKKELYRRINKRAVQMVQSGWLDEAKQLLGTPWELFVQEKGIIGYTEMIGYLKHVYDLQHATEIIAQRTRNYAKRQETFWRMLKKIVTTAQKENSNTYGKIIELDLTYPDDDLYIKQLLDDVLTLDCGDYESN